The window GGAAAGGGCCAAATTTGTAAACCAAACCAAAAGAATTGACCTTTTAATCAAGacctaaaaaattttttttgtcacttttgtaaCAACAATATAACTCACatattttgagacaaagacaaagtGCCCTGCTAGAGAACAGTGCTGATGGTGTCAAAATCTTTCGTGATCTGAGAGCTACTCGGCAAAGACTTGAGGTACTCCAAGTGCCTCCTGGCATCCTCCTGGTTGTGTCTCACATAGTAGATGACATATCCAATCACCATGGTGAACCACCCAAACATGGTGACGAACATGGCTACATCAGTAGTCTTGTGGTGAAAGTTGCAGAAGTTGATCCCTGAGTCCAGAACTTGGATTACGGACCTGCCCGTGTATTCCTCCTGTATGGCGGTGTGGCACACCACGTCTTTCACCGACTCCGGGTCCAGCCTCAGCTCCCGTAGAACCTCCTGCAGTACACACTCGCAGTGCCACGGGTTGTTCGAGAGGTTGATTTTAGCTCTGAGGTGGGCGAAAGCCTCCTTGGGGACACTTTGGATACGATTATTTGAGAGATCAAGAACCAGCAGGCTGTCAGAGAGGCCATGGAACGCCGCGACGTCCACAGTCTCTATGTCATTGTTGGACAGGTCCAACTCCTGAAGGTAGTTAAGCTCCTTGAAGGCAAGATTTGGGATCTTGGTAATATGATTGGATGCCAATATTAGAGCAACCGTATCTCTGGGGAGATCAGACGGAATCTTGTTCAACTTTCGAGACATGCATTGGACCACCGTCATGCCACTCTTTTCTGTGCAGTGGCAGCCAGTTGGACAAGATGACACGCTTGCAAATAGTATTCCTAAGAGGAAGCCCCAGACGGCTGTGAAGCCATTGCTTTTATGAGATTTCCTGGCCACATTAGGCCCCAATAACTCCTGCATGTTCATACCTCAAAAGTCCTCTTGGGTCAAAGCACTCATCCTTTCAGTTGATTTTACAATTCATTGCCATTAAATCTAACGTTATTTACTTTTGTGTGGCTTTAATGATGCAGTCCTTTTGGGGGTTTTGCTTGAGATAATCCTTCACGTTGTCGTTGAGAGTTGATTTCAGAAGAGTTTATCCAAATATGGAATATCCAAGCAGGACTCTGTAATATTTTTATAGATATAGCGTGTAAGAGTCGGGGCCAGGCAAAGTTggaatcatcatcattttcatcgctggaaaaaaaacaaagacattatggtacttgcaagaaaaaaagaatatacatTGTTATCGTCAGTTCTTAAATGCAGCATGAGTTGGAATTGGATTTTATGCATAATGCTTTCCATTTCTCTAAATGCTGTACAGATAATTCTGCATTATGAATACAAATGGCAGTTGCCTTCATAGTTCCCTGTTCACTCCAAATGAGTCAACGCAATGTTTACAAcctgtataatgtgattattgGGAGAAATCCATTTCATTGAAACAAATTTCATAAAGCACTTGTCACGTTTATGGGTCGTCGGCAGGATTCTTTTATctaattagaaaaaaacatgacaaccaataaagGGGAACAAAGCCAGGCTCAAGCAGGACTCTGAACAACATTTTATTCCCAACTATCAAAGTGAAATTATTACCCCCCACATGAAGAGGTTCAATATGATTTGGAAATACCTCAAATTCCCACCATGCAGAACCGGCTGCTGCAGTGGGTCCAGAACGAGGACCGCTTTCCCAGTTAGGCCAAGTCGTGCGAACGTTACCTGACTGCCTCAGTAGCAAACACACCaagagcaagagaatttatttagttttttgtctGGCTGGAAACACCACAGCAGGCAATTACTTCACCTAGCCCACATCCATGCACTTGTGTTCTAGCATGTCAGTCTGTGTCCATTGTTGATGTTCTGTATATAGATTATTGCAAGGAAATCCCTTCTTTATTTCttctttattcctgtaataatacaacttttgttcttaaaaaaaaaaaaaaaaaaaaaaaagtcatccagTGATGATGTCAAATTTATGTGATCATTATCAAATTCCCAAGCTACATTCCCAGATTTGTGGGTTGGGCGGTCACCGgtccccagtttgagaaccactgctctaaagATTGGAAACAATTTCCTCAAGGACGGCTGGTTGACGCTCATTCACTGGCTCCTTATAAGACTAGCAGCGGGTTCTAAAAATTGCTCCATCTGTCCAATAAGACTTTTTGGGTAATTGCTCACACAAATGAAACGCTTGCTGCGCCTGAGGTCATCCAGCCCATACCACGCAGGGGTCTCACTCTCATTCCCCACAAGTATATCTTGCCAGGATTGAGTAGCTCACGGCCACTGACACACATGATCATGAATACGCTCCTCGTGTTTGTATTCTTCTGAACTCAGCAGGATATGTGactcacatatacacatacatgcacacacacacagggatgTTGTGGCATGACCACATCATTAAACTCATATAGAAAACACATTGCCTATAGATAGATGATATGAAAGAACAGaacaatattaatattatatatatttgagtGGAGGTCCTAATGTGTTTCATGTGATGTTCAATAATATTACATGTGCTTATGATTGCACATTCTAGGCTTGGCTTGGAGAGTCATTCATAAGCACACAGAACTAAAGAGGTACTCACCATTTGGACTTCTTTAAGAATGCAAAATCTACTTTAAAAATAATCCGCATCTAATGAGGCTGTGTCACGAAGTTTATCATATCAcattgaaagacaaaaaaaaataatttaaataaaatatcctCAGCAACAAAAAGGTTTCAAAAGTATAACCGGCTACTTTGTCAAATGCACATTGTCCctaaaatagaatttaaaaaggCAGCTTTATCATCCTGGAAGTAATTCATCCTCTCTCTTGGAGATGGTATGTTTCCACCGAGGAGTGTTCCGGTTGAAAGGTgacgatgatgaggaggaggatgctCTTTCCAGGTGGCGCACCATCTCCCGAACGTCTCAGAAACATGCCTCTCTGTCCGGATGGAGTCCTTAGGTCCCTCCTCCAACACCCCTCCCACCTGGCCC is drawn from Phycodurus eques isolate BA_2022a chromosome 12, UOR_Pequ_1.1, whole genome shotgun sequence and contains these coding sequences:
- the lrrc3 gene encoding leucine-rich repeat-containing protein 3, whose amino-acid sequence is MQELLGPNVARKSHKSNGFTAVWGFLLGILFASVSSCPTGCHCTEKSGMTVVQCMSRKLNKIPSDLPRDTVALILASNHITKIPNLAFKELNYLQELDLSNNDIETVDVAAFHGLSDSLLVLDLSNNRIQSVPKEAFAHLRAKINLSNNPWHCECVLQEVLRELRLDPESVKDVVCHTAIQEEYTGRSVIQVLDSGINFCNFHHKTTDVAMFVTMFGWFTMVIGYVIYYVRHNQEDARRHLEYLKSLPSSSQITKDFDTISTVL